A window from Littorina saxatilis isolate snail1 linkage group LG9, US_GU_Lsax_2.0, whole genome shotgun sequence encodes these proteins:
- the LOC138975432 gene encoding serine/threonine-protein phosphatase PGAM5, mitochondrial-like isoform X3 translates to MVKPPKVETEESLKGYDEEVKKKTPKATRHLILIRHGQYVDTALIDEERILTALGREQAEITGQRLRDLDLDYTRMVSSTMARAVETADIIHKYLPGLQLDRDDILREGAPIKPEPYHSTWRPEVYQFHQDGARIEAAFRKYFHRADAEQKGDSVEIIVCHANVIRYFACRALQFPPEAWLRISLAHTSLSHFMIRPSGRVILKSLGNSGHLPPTKVSYS, encoded by the exons ATGGTTAAACCACCCAAGGTAGAGACAGAGGAGAGTTTGAAGGGATATGACGAGGAGGTGAAGAAGAAAACACCGAAAGCAACACGCCATCTGATTTTGATACGTCATGGACAATATGTTGACACAGCTCTCATTGATGAGGAACGCATATTGACAGCTTTAG GTCGAGAACAAGCCGAAATCACAGGTCAACGTTTGCGCGACCTTGACCTAGACTACACGAGAATGGTATCCTCAACTATGGCGAGGGCAGTGGAGACGGCAGACATCATTCACAAGTATCTGCCTGGCTTGCAACTTGACCGTGATGACATCCTGCGAGAAGGAGCGCCTATCAAGCCTGAGCCATATCACTCCACTTGGAGACCAGAAGTTTAT CAGTTTCACCAGGATGGGGCGCGCATCGAGGCTGCTTTTCGCAAATACTTTCATCGCGCCGACGCTGAGCAGAAAGGAGATAGTGTGGAAATCATCGTCTGCCATGCCAACGTTATACGATACTTCGCTTGTAG AGCCCTGCAGTTTCCACCTGAGGCGTGGTTGAGGATCTCTCTGGCCCACACCAGTTTGTCGCATTTTATGATCCGGCCGTCAGGTCGTGTGATTCTCAAATCTCTGGGAAATTCAGGACACTTGCCGCCCACTAAAGTCAGTTACTCCTGA